A window of Xylophilus sp. GW821-FHT01B05 contains these coding sequences:
- a CDS encoding MBL fold metallo-hydrolase, translated as MSLSIQAFFDPATSTFSYVVDDGAGTCAVIDPVMGFDQKAGRTDPQPAQAVAAHIEAHDLQLAWLLETHAHADHLSGAPWLQRRLGGALAIGAGITQVQREFHGIFNAGEMAVDGSQFNHLFADGEAFAIGRLQACALHVPGHTPADVAYRITDPAGGPDAVFVGDTLFMPDLGTARCDFPGGDAHVLYRSIRRLLALPPQTVLYLCHDYPPAGREASCRSTVAAQRAHNIHVREGIAETDFVARRQARDATLALPALMLPSVQVNMRAGRLPPAEGNGTAYLKIPIDRF; from the coding sequence ATGAGCCTGTCCATCCAAGCGTTCTTCGATCCAGCCACCTCCACCTTCTCCTATGTGGTGGACGATGGCGCCGGCACCTGCGCGGTGATCGATCCGGTGATGGGCTTCGACCAGAAGGCCGGGCGTACCGACCCGCAGCCGGCGCAGGCCGTGGCCGCGCACATCGAAGCCCATGATTTGCAGCTGGCCTGGCTGCTGGAGACGCATGCGCACGCCGACCACTTGTCTGGCGCACCCTGGCTGCAGCGGCGCCTGGGCGGCGCGCTGGCGATAGGCGCGGGCATCACCCAGGTGCAGCGCGAGTTCCACGGCATCTTCAATGCCGGCGAAATGGCCGTGGACGGCTCCCAGTTCAACCACTTGTTCGCCGATGGCGAGGCCTTTGCCATCGGCCGACTGCAGGCCTGTGCGCTGCATGTGCCGGGCCACACGCCGGCCGACGTGGCCTACCGCATCACCGACCCGGCCGGCGGGCCGGACGCGGTGTTCGTCGGCGACACCCTGTTCATGCCCGACCTGGGCACGGCGCGCTGCGACTTCCCCGGCGGCGACGCGCACGTGCTGTACCGCTCGATCCGGCGCCTGCTGGCGCTGCCGCCGCAGACTGTGCTCTACCTGTGCCACGACTACCCGCCCGCGGGGCGCGAGGCCAGCTGCCGCAGCACGGTGGCGGCGCAGCGCGCGCACAACATCCACGTGCGTGAGGGCATCGCAGAGACCGACTTCGTCGCCCGCCGGCAGGCGCGCGACGCCACGCTCGCGCTGCCGGCGCTGATGCTGCCCTCGGTACAGGTCAACATGCGCGCCGGCCGCCTGCCGCCGGCGGAGGGCAATGGCACGGCCTACCTGAAGATTCCCATCGACCGCTTCTGA
- a CDS encoding MmgE/PrpD family protein gives MHSSSPASHDLPESRLVAHVLAQAARPPSMATRERLAQALLDWFTAGWSALDMPAAASLHGLTQELFPGAGNAAVFGGASATPLAAGFANAGIAHLREIDDAHRAAMLHPGVVAVSPVLALAPALGLTQQRVAQAVVAGYEVALRLGEALGARHAGLFHATATAGAVGAAAASGVALGLDATRLHHALGIAATQAAGLWQLVDDDAHEAKSLHPAFAVRNGMTAAYAARAGLPGARAFMTGRRGLYAALAGDGPLAAIDGGLQAPERLHTATIKAWPACAMLFTPLDATRALMDEHHITGADVQSMEIEIFPHALKIAGVQWPARPAEASFCLRYVLAVLLEKGTLGIADTEAPDINSPRLHALAARMTVQPREAFQQAFPQRRPSRVTVTLHDGRQLSAYRELRRGDPEDPFTWPALQARLRAFAPQVDAATAHALAAWCEGFADPARDGAACAPGLALFGAR, from the coding sequence ATGCATTCGTCCAGCCCCGCATCGCACGATCTGCCCGAATCCCGGCTGGTGGCCCATGTGCTGGCGCAGGCCGCGCGGCCGCCATCCATGGCCACGCGCGAGCGGCTGGCGCAGGCGCTGCTGGACTGGTTCACCGCCGGCTGGTCGGCGCTTGATATGCCGGCCGCAGCCAGCTTGCACGGCCTGACGCAGGAGCTGTTTCCCGGCGCCGGCAACGCGGCCGTGTTCGGCGGCGCCAGCGCCACGCCGTTGGCCGCGGGCTTTGCCAACGCCGGTATCGCCCACCTGCGCGAAATCGACGACGCGCACCGCGCCGCCATGCTGCACCCAGGCGTGGTGGCGGTGTCGCCGGTGCTGGCCCTGGCGCCGGCGCTGGGCCTGACGCAGCAGCGCGTGGCGCAGGCCGTCGTTGCCGGCTATGAGGTGGCGCTGCGCCTGGGCGAGGCGCTGGGGGCGCGCCATGCGGGGCTGTTCCATGCCACGGCTACGGCCGGCGCCGTGGGCGCGGCTGCCGCCAGCGGCGTGGCGCTGGGCCTGGATGCCACGCGGCTGCACCATGCGCTGGGCATTGCCGCAACCCAGGCCGCCGGCCTGTGGCAACTGGTGGACGACGACGCGCACGAGGCCAAGTCGCTGCACCCCGCGTTCGCGGTGCGCAATGGCATGACGGCCGCCTATGCCGCGCGCGCCGGCCTGCCCGGCGCACGCGCCTTCATGACCGGCCGGCGCGGCCTGTACGCGGCGCTGGCCGGTGACGGCCCGCTGGCCGCCATCGACGGCGGGCTGCAGGCGCCCGAGCGCCTGCACACCGCCACCATCAAGGCCTGGCCCGCCTGCGCCATGCTGTTCACGCCGCTGGACGCCACGCGCGCGCTGATGGACGAACACCACATCACCGGCGCCGACGTGCAATCCATGGAGATAGAGATCTTCCCGCACGCGCTCAAGATCGCCGGCGTGCAGTGGCCCGCCAGGCCGGCCGAGGCCAGCTTCTGCCTGCGCTACGTGCTGGCGGTGCTGCTGGAAAAAGGCACGCTGGGCATTGCCGACACGGAAGCACCGGACATCAACAGCCCCAGGCTGCACGCGCTGGCCGCGCGCATGACGGTGCAGCCGCGCGAGGCCTTCCAGCAAGCCTTCCCGCAGCGCCGGCCCAGCCGCGTGACCGTCACGCTGCACGACGGCCGCCAGCTCAGCGCCTACCGCGAGCTGCGCCGCGGCGACCCGGAAGACCCCTTCACCTGGCCCGCGCTGCAGGCACGCCTGCGTGCCTTTGCGCCGCAAGTGGATGCAGCCACGGCACACGCCCTGGCCGCCTGGTGCGAAGGCTTTGCCGATCCGGCGCGGGATGGCGCGGCTTGCGCGCCAGGGCTGGCTCTTTTCGGCGCGCGCTAG
- a CDS encoding IclR family transcriptional regulator — protein sequence MTQKPKKTAPAQAAADAPQPPSGVLERGITILECFTEERLRLQLRELAELTGLDKATLLRLLGVLVRARLVHRFDNGAYAPGPALLHMGMLYRRTFDLGSRLQPALQEVMRQTGETVAFYVRDGNERVCLYRENSANEVRHHVEVGTRIALAAGGSSSHVLRAFTGGSTPQAAAIARDGFAITREERVPQIASVALPVFDSDGSFQGALVVIGLAPRQSAAAQRKAVEVVRHELAQRGFASRPPKDWR from the coding sequence ATGACTCAGAAACCCAAAAAAACCGCCCCGGCGCAGGCCGCTGCCGACGCACCGCAGCCGCCCTCCGGCGTGCTGGAGCGCGGCATCACCATCCTGGAGTGCTTCACCGAAGAGCGCCTGCGGCTGCAGCTGCGCGAGCTGGCCGAACTCACCGGCCTGGACAAGGCCACCCTGCTGCGCCTGCTGGGCGTGCTGGTGCGCGCGCGGCTGGTGCACCGCTTCGACAACGGCGCTTACGCGCCCGGCCCGGCGCTGCTGCACATGGGCATGCTGTATCGCCGCACTTTCGACCTGGGCTCGCGCCTGCAGCCGGCGCTGCAGGAGGTGATGCGGCAGACCGGTGAGACGGTGGCCTTCTATGTGCGCGACGGCAATGAGCGGGTCTGCCTGTACCGCGAGAACAGCGCCAACGAGGTGCGCCACCACGTCGAGGTGGGCACGCGTATCGCGCTGGCGGCAGGGGGCTCTTCCTCGCATGTGCTGCGTGCCTTCACCGGCGGCAGCACGCCGCAGGCTGCCGCCATCGCGCGCGACGGCTTTGCCATCACGCGCGAGGAGCGCGTGCCGCAGATCGCCTCCGTGGCGCTGCCGGTGTTCGACAGCGACGGCAGCTTCCAGGGCGCGCTGGTGGTGATAGGCCTGGCGCCGCGCCAGAGCGCTGCGGCCCAGCGCAAGGCGGTGGAAGTAGTGCGCCATGAACTGGCGCAGCGCGGGTTCGCCAGCCGGCCGCCCAAGGATTGGCGCTAG
- a CDS encoding FAD-binding oxidoreductase: MSADKLLDTLAACVGRAHVLTDAADMARYETEWRRSYPGAARAVVRPASTQEVSRVVAACAAAGVPVVPQGGNTGLVGGSTPDDSRTEVVLSLDRMRAVRRTDALDNTLTVEAGCTVLAAQQAAEATGRLFPLSLASEGSATIGGVVSTNAGGEQVLRYGNTRELVLGLEVVLADGRVLDLLGALRKDNTGYDLKQLFIGGEGTLGIVTAVTLKLFSHPRKVLTAWVALRDPQAAVELLSRLTDAVGERIPAFELIGSGPLALVLQHGTAGMRAPQGKVHPWSVLFDVSEVSSHMDPQPAVEEVLAAAMEDGLVQDAALAASDSQAHAFWALREHVPEAQRLEGPSIKHDISVAISRIPDFIAQAGAALEQLMPGIRIVCFGHVGDGNLHYNQSKPAGMADADFRAQEEAVHNIVHATAARLHGSISAEHGIGRQKQAAFLHYKSPVALDAMARIKRALDPANTFNPGRVLPRALVAPQASL; the protein is encoded by the coding sequence ATGAGCGCAGACAAGCTGCTCGACACACTGGCCGCCTGCGTCGGCCGCGCGCATGTGCTGACCGACGCCGCCGACATGGCCCGCTACGAGACCGAATGGCGCCGCAGCTATCCCGGCGCGGCGCGCGCCGTGGTGCGCCCGGCGAGTACGCAAGAGGTGTCGCGCGTGGTGGCGGCCTGCGCCGCGGCCGGCGTGCCGGTGGTACCGCAGGGCGGCAACACCGGCCTGGTGGGCGGCTCCACGCCCGACGATTCGCGGACCGAGGTGGTGCTGAGCCTGGACCGTATGCGCGCGGTGCGCCGCACCGACGCGCTGGACAACACCCTGACGGTCGAGGCCGGTTGCACCGTGCTGGCGGCGCAGCAGGCGGCCGAGGCCACGGGCCGGCTGTTTCCGCTGTCGCTCGCGTCCGAGGGCAGCGCCACCATCGGCGGCGTGGTGTCCACCAATGCCGGCGGCGAGCAAGTGCTGCGCTACGGCAATACCCGCGAACTGGTGCTGGGCCTGGAGGTGGTGCTGGCCGACGGCCGCGTGCTGGACCTGCTGGGCGCGCTGCGCAAGGACAACACCGGCTATGACCTGAAGCAGCTGTTCATCGGCGGCGAGGGCACGCTGGGCATCGTGACCGCGGTCACGCTCAAGCTCTTCTCGCATCCTCGCAAGGTGCTGACGGCCTGGGTGGCGCTGCGCGATCCGCAGGCCGCGGTGGAGCTGCTGTCACGGCTGACCGATGCCGTGGGCGAGCGCATCCCGGCGTTCGAGCTGATCGGCAGCGGGCCGCTCGCGCTGGTGCTCCAGCACGGCACGGCCGGCATGCGCGCGCCGCAGGGGAAAGTGCATCCATGGTCGGTGCTGTTCGACGTGTCGGAGGTCTCCTCCCACATGGACCCGCAGCCGGCCGTGGAAGAGGTGCTGGCCGCCGCCATGGAAGATGGCCTGGTGCAGGACGCCGCGCTGGCCGCCTCCGACAGCCAGGCCCATGCCTTCTGGGCGCTGCGCGAGCACGTGCCCGAGGCACAGCGGCTGGAGGGCCCGTCGATCAAGCACGACATCTCGGTCGCCATCTCGCGCATCCCTGATTTCATTGCCCAGGCCGGTGCGGCGCTGGAGCAACTGATGCCCGGCATCCGCATCGTCTGCTTCGGCCATGTGGGCGACGGCAACCTGCACTACAACCAGAGCAAGCCCGCCGGCATGGCGGATGCCGACTTCCGCGCGCAGGAAGAGGCGGTGCACAACATCGTGCATGCCACGGCCGCGCGGCTGCACGGATCGATCTCCGCCGAGCACGGCATAGGCCGGCAGAAGCAGGCCGCCTTTCTTCACTACAAGAGCCCGGTCGCGCTCGACGCCATGGCGCGCATCAAGCGCGCGCTCGACCCGGCCAACACCTTCAACCCGGGCCGCGTGCTGCCACGCGCGCTCGTCGCCCCGCAAGCCTCCCTCTAG
- the purB gene encoding adenylosuccinate lyase, with translation MPVSVFDMQSLQHLWGTDELRAIFSEENRIQKWLDFEAALAAAQAELGIIPAAAARQIAEKAQVANIDIAAMSAEIRRIKHSLVPALKQLQAACSKENGEWVHYGATTQDVVDTGVALQLKEFHAVVLRDMQAVGRELARLAVAHRDTPMAGRTHGVQALPITFGHKCALWLDELGRHHERLLQAAPRVLVGMLAGAVGSQASLGPKAEQLERLMLDKLGLGTPAISWAPARDRFTEYTLLLAMIGATLSKIGNELFNMQRNEFGEVEEGFSEGKLGSSTMPHKRNPTSAENLAGLSRPLRYNAAMMVEGMVQESERDGIAWKMEWKALPECCLIAGAMLFQARNLLAGLKVNADVMAANLDKMRGYLLSERVMLELSERVGKQTAHEWIYEASMHGITGKLSFADAMRQHEGLGKLLSDDEIRDLTDPSAYLGQCGASVDRVVAQQSWAR, from the coding sequence ATGCCCGTTTCCGTCTTCGACATGCAATCGCTCCAGCACCTCTGGGGCACCGATGAACTGCGCGCCATCTTCTCGGAAGAGAACCGCATCCAGAAGTGGCTCGACTTCGAGGCCGCCCTGGCCGCCGCCCAGGCCGAGCTGGGCATCATCCCGGCCGCAGCCGCCAGGCAGATCGCCGAGAAGGCCCAGGTCGCCAACATCGACATCGCCGCCATGTCGGCCGAGATCCGCCGCATCAAGCATTCGCTGGTGCCCGCGCTCAAGCAGCTGCAGGCCGCCTGCTCCAAGGAGAACGGCGAGTGGGTGCACTACGGCGCCACCACGCAGGACGTGGTGGACACCGGCGTGGCGCTGCAGCTGAAGGAATTCCATGCGGTCGTGCTGCGCGACATGCAGGCCGTGGGCCGGGAGCTGGCGCGCCTGGCCGTGGCGCACCGCGACACGCCCATGGCCGGCCGCACGCACGGCGTGCAGGCATTGCCGATCACCTTCGGCCACAAGTGCGCGCTGTGGCTGGACGAGCTGGGCCGCCACCACGAGCGCCTGCTGCAGGCCGCGCCGCGGGTGCTGGTCGGCATGCTGGCCGGCGCCGTCGGCAGCCAGGCTTCGCTGGGCCCGAAGGCCGAGCAGCTGGAGCGCCTGATGCTGGACAAGCTGGGCCTGGGCACGCCCGCCATCAGTTGGGCGCCGGCGCGCGACCGCTTCACCGAATACACCCTGCTGCTGGCCATGATCGGCGCCACGCTGTCGAAGATCGGCAACGAGCTCTTCAACATGCAGCGCAACGAGTTCGGCGAGGTCGAGGAAGGCTTCTCCGAAGGCAAGCTGGGCTCGTCCACCATGCCGCACAAGCGCAACCCGACCTCGGCCGAGAACCTGGCCGGCCTGTCGCGCCCGCTGCGCTACAACGCCGCGATGATGGTCGAGGGCATGGTGCAAGAGAGCGAGCGCGACGGCATCGCCTGGAAGATGGAATGGAAGGCGCTGCCCGAGTGCTGCCTGATCGCCGGCGCCATGCTGTTCCAGGCCAGAAACCTGCTGGCCGGCCTGAAGGTCAATGCCGACGTGATGGCCGCCAACCTCGACAAGATGCGCGGCTACCTGCTGTCCGAGCGCGTGATGCTGGAGCTCTCCGAGCGCGTGGGCAAGCAGACCGCGCACGAGTGGATCTACGAAGCCTCCATGCACGGCATCACCGGCAAGCTGAGCTTTGCCGACGCCATGCGCCAGCACGAAGGCCTGGGCAAGCTGCTGAGCGACGACGAGATCCGCGATCTGACCGACCCCAGCGCCTACCTGGGCCAGTGCGGCGCCTCGGTGGATCGCGTGGTGGCACAGCAAAGCTGGGCCAGATAG
- a CDS encoding tripartite tricarboxylate transporter substrate binding protein, translating to MRSPTRRRLGALALAGASLLALAATPARAAYPDQPVKLVVGFPPGGGGDLYGRLIANAMGKALGQTVLVDNRAGAGGNIAADIVAKARPDGYTVLLAMSGNLALSPAIKPQSLPYKAPDDFAPIGLILEAPHGLFVAHNSRFKTARELLDAARTQKLSFGSTGTGGSAHIGMEMVKQSAGIDMLHVPYKGSGPAITDMLGGQVDSFFATASPLVSQVRQGQLRLLAITGDTRNAAIPDVPTFKELGVNVPVVQWYGLVAPAGTPEPIVRALSASLSKALAMPEVREAIRRDAATERDLPMEGFRRFILDDIERYKRAMTPALLKEISP from the coding sequence ATGAGAAGCCCCACCCGCCGGCGCCTGGGCGCCCTCGCGCTGGCCGGCGCAAGCCTGCTGGCCCTTGCCGCCACGCCCGCGCGGGCGGCCTATCCCGACCAGCCGGTGAAGCTGGTGGTGGGCTTCCCCCCGGGCGGCGGCGGCGACCTGTACGGACGCCTGATCGCCAATGCCATGGGCAAGGCGCTCGGACAGACGGTGCTGGTGGACAACCGCGCCGGCGCCGGCGGCAACATCGCCGCCGACATCGTCGCCAAGGCGCGGCCCGACGGCTACACCGTTCTGCTGGCCATGAGCGGCAACCTGGCGCTCTCCCCCGCCATCAAGCCCCAGAGCCTTCCGTACAAGGCCCCTGACGATTTCGCGCCGATCGGCCTGATCCTGGAGGCGCCGCACGGCCTGTTCGTGGCCCACAACTCGCGCTTCAAGACCGCGCGCGAGCTGCTGGATGCAGCGCGCACGCAAAAGCTCAGCTTCGGCTCGACCGGCACGGGGGGCTCGGCGCACATCGGCATGGAGATGGTCAAGCAGTCCGCCGGCATCGACATGCTGCACGTGCCCTACAAGGGCTCGGGCCCGGCCATCACCGACATGCTGGGCGGCCAGGTGGACAGCTTCTTCGCCACCGCCTCGCCGCTCGTCAGTCAAGTGCGCCAGGGCCAGCTGCGCCTGCTGGCCATCACCGGCGACACGCGCAATGCCGCCATCCCGGACGTGCCCACCTTCAAGGAGCTGGGCGTCAACGTACCCGTGGTGCAGTGGTATGGCCTGGTGGCGCCCGCGGGCACGCCGGAGCCCATCGTGCGCGCCCTCTCGGCCAGCCTCAGCAAGGCGCTGGCCATGCCCGAGGTACGCGAGGCCATCCGCCGCGACGCCGCCACCGAGCGCGACCTGCCGATGGAGGGCTTTCGCCGCTTCATCCTGGACGACATCGAGCGCTACAAGCGCGCCATGACACCGGCGCTGCTCAAGGAAATTTCCCCCTAA
- a CDS encoding carboxymuconolactone decarboxylase family protein: MLNDWASALSNNKRAAGALVEHNPKMIEAFRALNAAQGATGTLDAKTRELIALAVAVTTRCDGCIAAHAAAARKAGVTEAELSEALGTAIALNAGAAYIYSLRAMDALGDFKE; this comes from the coding sequence CTGCTGAATGACTGGGCCAGCGCCCTCTCCAACAACAAGCGCGCCGCCGGCGCACTGGTCGAGCACAACCCCAAGATGATCGAGGCCTTCCGCGCGCTCAACGCCGCGCAGGGCGCCACCGGCACGCTGGACGCCAAGACACGCGAACTGATCGCGCTGGCGGTGGCCGTCACCACCCGCTGCGACGGCTGCATCGCCGCGCACGCCGCCGCCGCGCGCAAGGCCGGCGTCACCGAGGCCGAGCTGAGCGAGGCCCTGGGCACAGCCATCGCGCTCAACGCCGGCGCCGCCTACATCTACTCCTTGCGCGCCATGGATGCGCTGGGCGACTTCAAGGAATGA
- a CDS encoding sulfurtransferase — protein MTAVTYDTLISVEQLACELCCAKPPVVLDCSFELTNLQAGQQAYDAGHLPGARYVHLEHVLSAAKTGSNGRHPLPTREAFAKSMADLGLDDDTQVVAYDNAGGMYAARLWWMLRWAGHRAAAVLDGGVAAWKAAGQALATDAPAARSAGNFSLRSPLVKTVDYAGIQANIASKGQQVLDARAPDRFRGENETLDPIGGHIPGARNRLFKDNLGSDGRFKPAAQLRQEFDAITGGRPAAELINQCGSGVTACHNLLAMEVAGLKGAALYPGSWSEYSAQPGAPIATGAH, from the coding sequence ATGACAGCCGTGACCTACGACACCCTCATCTCCGTCGAGCAGCTTGCCTGCGAACTCTGCTGCGCCAAGCCGCCCGTGGTGCTCGACTGCAGCTTCGAGCTGACCAACCTGCAGGCCGGCCAGCAGGCCTACGACGCCGGCCACCTGCCCGGCGCCCGCTACGTGCACCTGGAGCACGTGCTGTCGGCCGCCAAGACCGGCAGCAACGGCCGCCACCCGCTGCCCACGCGCGAGGCCTTCGCAAAGTCCATGGCCGATCTGGGCCTGGACGACGACACCCAGGTCGTTGCCTACGACAACGCCGGCGGCATGTACGCCGCGCGCCTGTGGTGGATGCTGCGCTGGGCTGGCCACCGGGCCGCTGCCGTGCTCGACGGCGGCGTTGCCGCCTGGAAGGCCGCCGGCCAGGCGCTCGCCACCGATGCGCCCGCGGCGCGCTCGGCCGGTAATTTCAGCCTGCGCAGCCCGCTGGTCAAGACCGTGGACTACGCCGGCATCCAGGCCAACATCGCGAGCAAGGGCCAGCAGGTGCTGGACGCGCGCGCGCCCGACCGGTTCCGCGGCGAGAACGAGACCCTGGACCCGATCGGCGGCCACATCCCCGGCGCGCGCAACCGCCTGTTCAAGGACAACCTTGGCAGCGACGGCCGCTTCAAGCCCGCCGCCCAGCTGCGCCAGGAGTTCGACGCCATCACCGGCGGCCGGCCCGCTGCCGAGCTGATCAACCAGTGCGGCTCGGGCGTGACGGCCTGCCACAACCTGCTGGCCATGGAGGTCGCGGGCCTGAAGGGCGCGGCGCTGTACCCGGGCTCGTGGAGCGAATACAGCGCCCAGCCCGGCGCGCCCATCGCCACCGGCGCCCACTGA
- a CDS encoding sulfite exporter TauE/SafE family protein, with protein sequence MTTLLLGLLIGAALGLTGAGGGVLAVPLLMAGTHAPLAVVAPVALTAVAMAAGLGAVLAWRAQRVRYRAAALMAAVGIAASPAGLWLAQRLPAAPLALAFAAVLGWVAWSMWRRGAQPGSGDAGARMPCRLDTSTGRLFWTLPCARALAAMGAAAGALSGLLGVGGGFVIVPGLHRFTDMPMEAAIGTSLAVVALVSAWGVAASAAMGHLDAPLAWRFALGAAGGMLAARRVAPHVPASLLQRGFAVLAAGIALSMAWTALHS encoded by the coding sequence ATGACCACGCTGCTGCTGGGCCTGCTGATCGGTGCCGCCCTGGGCCTGACCGGCGCCGGCGGCGGCGTGCTGGCGGTGCCGCTGCTGATGGCCGGCACCCATGCGCCGCTGGCCGTGGTGGCGCCCGTGGCGCTCACCGCGGTCGCCATGGCGGCGGGGCTGGGCGCCGTGCTGGCCTGGCGGGCGCAGCGGGTGCGCTACCGCGCGGCAGCCTTGATGGCGGCCGTGGGCATTGCCGCATCGCCCGCCGGCCTCTGGCTGGCGCAGCGGCTGCCGGCCGCACCGCTGGCGCTGGCCTTTGCGGCAGTGCTGGGCTGGGTCGCCTGGAGCATGTGGCGGCGCGGCGCGCAGCCCGGCAGCGGTGATGCCGGCGCCCGCATGCCCTGCCGGCTGGACACCAGCACCGGGCGCCTGTTCTGGACCCTGCCCTGCGCCCGCGCGCTGGCGGCCATGGGGGCGGCGGCGGGCGCGCTCTCGGGCCTGCTGGGCGTGGGCGGCGGCTTTGTCATCGTGCCGGGGCTGCACCGCTTCACCGACATGCCGATGGAGGCCGCCATCGGCACCTCGCTGGCCGTGGTGGCGCTGGTGTCGGCCTGGGGCGTGGCGGCCTCGGCCGCCATGGGCCACCTGGACGCGCCCCTGGCCTGGCGCTTCGCGCTGGGCGCGGCCGGCGGCATGCTGGCCGCGCGGCGCGTGGCGCCGCATGTGCCCGCCAGCCTGCTGCAGCGCGGCTTTGCCGTGCTGGCGGCGGGCATTGCGCTGTCCATGGCCTGGACCGCGCTGCATTCATAG